One Idiomarina loihiensis L2TR genomic window carries:
- the prpF gene encoding 2-methylaconitate cis-trans isomerase PrpF has translation MKQKPQIKIPATYMRGGTSKGVFFRLQDLPEPAQQPGAVRDAMLMRVIGSPDPYAKHTDGMGGATSSTSKTVIVSKSEQPGHDVDYLFGQVSIDKPFVDWSGNCGNLSSAVGPFAIANGLVDAERLPENGVCEVRIWQANIGKTIVNKVPMVNGEVQETGDFILDGVTFPAAEVPVEFMDPSADGESMFPTGNLIDDLEVPGIGTLKATMINAGIPTIFLNAEEIGYDGTELQEVINGSPEALERFETIRAYGAVKMGLIDDISEAANRQHTPKVAFVATPKDYTASSGKVIKANDIDLLVRAMSMGKLHHAMMGTAAVAIGTAAAIPGTTVNLAAGGKDRTMVNFGHPSGTLQVGAECKQVNGQWTAIKAIMSRSARVLMEGQVCIPGDVL, from the coding sequence ATGAAGCAGAAACCACAAATTAAAATTCCCGCCACCTATATGCGTGGCGGGACCTCGAAAGGCGTATTTTTCCGTTTGCAGGACTTACCCGAACCGGCACAACAGCCGGGTGCTGTGCGTGATGCCATGCTGATGCGTGTAATCGGTAGCCCGGATCCTTATGCCAAGCATACCGACGGTATGGGAGGTGCGACCTCGAGTACCAGCAAAACGGTTATCGTCTCTAAAAGTGAGCAACCAGGCCATGACGTAGACTACCTGTTCGGTCAGGTGTCTATTGATAAGCCTTTTGTCGACTGGAGCGGAAACTGCGGGAATTTATCTTCGGCAGTAGGACCATTTGCTATTGCTAACGGTCTTGTCGATGCTGAGCGTTTACCTGAAAACGGTGTGTGCGAAGTGCGCATCTGGCAAGCCAATATTGGCAAAACCATTGTCAATAAAGTGCCTATGGTTAATGGCGAAGTGCAGGAAACCGGTGACTTTATTCTGGACGGTGTCACCTTCCCGGCGGCTGAAGTTCCGGTGGAGTTTATGGACCCGTCTGCCGACGGCGAATCCATGTTTCCGACCGGTAACTTAATCGATGATTTAGAGGTTCCTGGCATTGGTACATTAAAAGCTACGATGATTAATGCGGGCATCCCGACCATTTTCCTCAATGCGGAGGAAATTGGATACGACGGTACTGAGTTGCAGGAAGTCATTAACGGCAGTCCTGAAGCACTGGAGCGCTTTGAAACCATCCGTGCCTATGGTGCGGTGAAGATGGGCTTGATTGACGACATTAGCGAGGCGGCTAACCGGCAACACACGCCTAAAGTGGCTTTTGTGGCAACGCCAAAAGACTACACCGCATCCAGTGGCAAGGTCATTAAGGCCAACGACATTGACTTGCTGGTAAGGGCGATGTCGATGGGAAAATTGCATCACGCCATGATGGGCACTGCTGCTGTTGCTATCGGCACTGCTGCAGCTATTCCAGGTACAACCGTTAATTTAGCCGCGGGCGGTAAAGACCGTACTATGGTGAATTTCGGCCATCCTTCAGGTACCTTGCAAGTAGGCGCTGAATGTAAACAGGTGAATGGTCAATGGACAGCCATTAAAGCCATTATGAGTCGCAGTGCCCGAGTGTTAATGGAAGGGCAGGTGTGTATTCCGGGGGACGTTCTTTAA
- the acnD gene encoding Fe/S-dependent 2-methylisocitrate dehydratase AcnD, producing MTSYRKKLAGTTLEYFDTQAAVDAIEPGAYARLPYTSRVLAENLVRRCPADILTQSLEQLIYRKKEHDFPWFPARVVCHDILGQTALVDLAGLRDAIAEKGGDPAKVNPVVPTQLIVDHSLAVEHAGFDKDAFEKNRAIEDRRNDDRFHFINWTKTAFKNVDVIPPGNGIMHQINLEKMSPVVQVRDNVAFVDTCVGTDSHTPMVDALGVISVGVGGLEAESVMLGRASYMRLPDIIGVELSGKLQPGITSTDLVLEMTEFLRKERVVGAYLEFYGEGAEALTVGDRATISNMTPEYGATAAMFYIDDQTIDYLKLTGRDDDQVELVEHFAKETGLWADSLKSAEYGRVLKFDLSKVKRNLAGPSNPHSLLPASELSERGVAKHIENPEEGKMPDGAVIIAAITSCTNTSNPRNMIAAGLIARNANKLGLTRKPWVKSSLAPGSKTVKMYLEEAELLPELEDLGFGVVAFACTTCNGMSGSLDPKIQQEIIDRDLFSTAVLSGNRNFDGRIHPYAKQAFLASPPLVVAYAIAGTIRFDIEKDVLGIDPDGNPVTLKDIWPSDEEIDAIVKQSVKPEQFRKVYDPMFDLSVDYGEKNNPLYDWRPQTTYIRRPPYWEGALAAERTMKGMRPLAVLGDNITTDHLSPSNAIMADSAAGEYLAKMGVPEEDFNSYATHRGDHLTAQRATFANPKLFNEMVKGEDGKVIQGSLARIEPEGKTVRMWEAIEHYMENKQPLIIVAGADYGQGSSRDWAAKGVRLAGVEVIVAEGFERIHRTNLIGMGVLPLQFEEGTTRKTLNIDGTETFDVKGTPEAGSKLTLVIHRANGDSEEVPVQCRLDTKEEVSIYEAGGVLQRFAQDFLEAEAS from the coding sequence ATGACTTCATACCGTAAAAAACTCGCTGGTACTACGCTCGAGTACTTTGATACTCAAGCCGCTGTAGATGCGATTGAACCGGGTGCCTATGCGCGCCTGCCTTATACTTCCCGTGTATTAGCTGAAAACTTAGTCCGTCGCTGCCCGGCGGATATTCTGACGCAATCGTTAGAACAGTTGATTTACCGCAAAAAAGAACACGATTTCCCATGGTTCCCGGCACGCGTTGTCTGTCATGATATTTTAGGTCAGACAGCCTTAGTGGATTTAGCCGGATTGCGTGACGCCATTGCTGAAAAAGGCGGGGACCCCGCCAAAGTGAACCCTGTGGTACCAACCCAGTTGATTGTTGATCATTCACTGGCCGTTGAGCATGCAGGTTTTGATAAAGACGCTTTTGAAAAAAACCGGGCTATTGAAGACCGTCGTAACGATGACCGTTTTCACTTTATTAACTGGACCAAAACGGCTTTTAAAAACGTTGATGTCATTCCTCCCGGCAACGGCATTATGCACCAGATCAACCTGGAGAAAATGTCCCCGGTAGTTCAGGTACGTGACAATGTCGCTTTTGTCGATACCTGTGTAGGTACTGACAGCCATACGCCAATGGTTGATGCCTTAGGTGTTATCTCTGTCGGTGTTGGTGGCCTGGAAGCGGAAAGCGTTATGCTGGGGCGTGCATCTTATATGCGCTTGCCTGACATTATTGGCGTTGAGCTGAGCGGTAAACTGCAACCGGGTATTACCAGCACGGATTTAGTGTTGGAAATGACCGAGTTCTTGCGTAAAGAGCGTGTCGTTGGCGCCTACCTGGAGTTTTACGGCGAAGGTGCAGAAGCTTTAACCGTTGGCGACCGTGCAACCATTTCTAATATGACACCGGAATACGGCGCGACTGCGGCCATGTTCTATATTGATGATCAAACTATTGATTACCTGAAACTGACCGGTCGTGACGATGACCAGGTAGAATTGGTTGAGCATTTTGCCAAAGAAACCGGATTGTGGGCCGACAGCTTAAAGTCTGCCGAATATGGCCGAGTACTTAAGTTCGATTTATCGAAAGTTAAGCGTAACCTGGCCGGGCCTTCGAACCCGCATTCGCTGCTACCGGCATCGGAACTGTCGGAGCGTGGTGTTGCGAAGCACATTGAGAACCCGGAAGAGGGCAAAATGCCTGACGGAGCGGTGATTATTGCGGCTATTACCAGCTGTACTAATACCAGTAACCCACGCAATATGATTGCGGCTGGCCTTATTGCCCGTAACGCGAACAAGTTGGGGTTAACCCGTAAGCCATGGGTGAAATCATCGCTGGCACCGGGATCTAAGACGGTCAAAATGTATCTGGAAGAAGCTGAATTGTTGCCTGAGTTGGAAGATTTAGGCTTTGGCGTGGTGGCGTTTGCCTGTACCACCTGTAACGGCATGAGTGGTTCTTTAGATCCGAAGATACAGCAGGAAATCATTGACCGCGACTTGTTCTCCACAGCGGTACTATCCGGTAACCGTAACTTTGATGGCCGCATTCACCCATATGCTAAGCAGGCGTTTTTGGCGTCTCCACCATTGGTCGTAGCCTACGCCATAGCGGGTACCATTCGTTTTGATATTGAGAAAGACGTATTGGGCATTGACCCTGACGGTAATCCGGTAACGCTGAAAGACATTTGGCCAAGCGACGAAGAAATTGATGCCATTGTGAAACAGAGCGTTAAGCCTGAGCAATTCCGTAAGGTGTATGACCCGATGTTTGACCTGTCGGTGGATTACGGCGAGAAAAACAATCCGCTATATGACTGGCGCCCGCAAACCACTTATATTCGTCGTCCGCCATATTGGGAAGGCGCATTAGCTGCAGAACGTACCATGAAGGGCATGCGCCCGTTAGCCGTGCTGGGTGATAACATCACCACCGACCATTTGTCACCGTCAAACGCCATTATGGCTGACAGTGCGGCGGGTGAGTATCTGGCGAAAATGGGTGTGCCGGAAGAGGATTTTAACTCTTACGCAACGCATCGTGGCGACCATTTAACAGCGCAGCGCGCGACCTTTGCTAACCCGAAACTGTTTAATGAAATGGTGAAAGGCGAAGACGGTAAAGTCATTCAGGGCTCGCTGGCACGCATTGAGCCGGAAGGTAAAACCGTGCGCATGTGGGAAGCCATTGAACACTATATGGAAAACAAACAGCCGCTGATTATTGTCGCTGGTGCAGACTACGGTCAGGGCTCGTCACGCGACTGGGCGGCAAAAGGTGTGCGCTTAGCGGGTGTTGAAGTCATTGTTGCCGAAGGTTTTGAGCGTATTCACCGTACCAACTTAATTGGTATGGGCGTATTACCGCTGCAGTTTGAAGAGGGCACTACACGTAAAACGCTGAATATTGACGGCACTGAAACCTTTGATGTGAAAGGTACACCTGAGGCCGGGTCTAAGCTAACGCTGGTGATTCATCGTGCCAATGGTGACAGTGAAGAAGTGCCGGTACAGTGCCGCTTAGACACCAAAGAAGAAGTGTCAATTTATGAAGCCGGCGGTGTGCTGCAACGTTTTGCTCAGGACTTTTTAGAAGCAGAAGCAAGCTAA